One part of the Anaerofustis stercorihominis DSM 17244 genome encodes these proteins:
- the rsmG gene encoding 16S rRNA (guanine(527)-N(7))-methyltransferase RsmG: MDLREYLKAGLKKSGIEIEDNKAEKLLKFMEIVLRENKKFNLTAITDEKEFIEKHIIDSAIAVKYIKNEGKLIDIGSGAGMPGIIIKILNDDMDILLLDSLNKRVNYLNETIKELELNNIEAIHARAEELSHDKDYRESFDYVTARAVAKLNVLTEYTTPFIKSGGKFIALKGSRGNEELEESKNAIGSLSCKLLDTHKINLPYSNAERDIIVIEKIKPTLDRYPRKQAKIKKSPL; this comes from the coding sequence ATGGATTTAAGAGAATATTTAAAAGCGGGACTAAAAAAATCAGGTATAGAAATAGAAGATAACAAGGCAGAAAAACTATTAAAATTCATGGAAATAGTTTTAAGAGAAAATAAGAAATTCAACCTTACGGCTATAACCGACGAAAAAGAGTTCATCGAAAAGCATATAATCGACAGTGCCATAGCGGTAAAATACATAAAAAACGAAGGGAAACTCATAGATATAGGTTCGGGAGCGGGAATGCCGGGAATAATCATAAAAATATTAAATGATGATATGGATATACTTCTCCTTGACAGTTTAAACAAAAGAGTAAATTATTTGAACGAAACAATAAAAGAACTTGAACTAAATAATATAGAAGCCATACATGCAAGAGCCGAAGAACTTTCTCACGATAAAGACTACAGAGAAAGTTTTGATTATGTGACCGCAAGAGCGGTAGCTAAGCTAAATGTACTTACCGAGTACACCACTCCTTTTATAAAATCAGGAGGTAAATTCATAGCTTTAAAGGGAAGCAGAGGAAATGAAGAATTAGAGGAAAGCAAAAATGCGATAGGTTCACTTTCATGCAAACTACTGGACACTCATAAGATAAATCTTCCATACTCAAATGCAGAAAGGGATATAATCGTAATAGAAAAGATAAAACCGACTTTAGACAGATATCCGAGAAAGCAGGCGAAAATCAAAAAAAGTCCTCTATAA
- a CDS encoding TetR/AcrR family transcriptional regulator, with the protein MKREETRNDFITAFWQLYQIKTIDKISIRELCELSGYNRSTFYSYFENIYDLLDEAIEDIMTSPREAFSNIDSFETALNSDKIMYMFLSIFKSKEKYIELLLKNHHHYILEDKVKEFLIPFIKSQFELVNEKKFEYIIEYHVSACFGLIKKWIKNNKDYSEEEIIELVYNITSKGILKMIAENIKTDRGEPSEK; encoded by the coding sequence ATGAAGAGAGAAGAGACCAGAAACGATTTTATAACAGCATTTTGGCAGTTATATCAAATAAAAACGATAGATAAGATATCAATAAGGGAGCTGTGCGAACTCAGCGGATATAACCGCTCCACATTTTATTCCTACTTTGAAAACATATACGATTTACTGGATGAGGCGATAGAAGATATAATGACTTCACCGAGAGAAGCCTTCTCTAATATAGATAGTTTTGAGACCGCCTTGAACAGCGACAAGATAATGTATATGTTTTTAAGTATATTTAAGTCAAAGGAAAAGTATATAGAACTGCTTTTAAAAAATCATCATCATTATATTTTGGAGGATAAGGTAAAAGAATTTCTTATTCCCTTTATAAAGAGTCAGTTTGAACTTGTCAATGAAAAGAAATTCGAATATATCATAGAATATCATGTATCGGCTTGCTTCGGGCTTATAAAGAAGTGGATAAAGAATAATAAAGACTATAGTGAAGAAGAAATAATCGAGTTGGTGTACAACATAACTTCCAAGGGTATCCTGAAAATGATAGCAGAAAATATCAAAACCGATAGAGGTGAACCGTCCGAGAAGTAA
- a CDS encoding ABC transporter ATP-binding protein, producing the protein MNTIEISHLTKDYGNHKGVFDVSLSIKKGEVYGYLGPNGAGKSTTMRHLMGFVRPEVGSVKINDMECWDDQKKLQEDMGYLAGEIALPEDMNGLKYLKLIANMRHMKSFAHAEELLDLFKIDPNSNIKSMSKGMKQKVAIVAAFMHDPEILLLDEPTSGLDPLMQNNFIELIQKEKSKGKTIILSSHIFEEVEKTCDRVGMIRNGKLIKEFTIDELKHSKLKTYKVELKNDNDVQNLKLKFPDAKFKEAEKQMIISINDKDINTLIGELSKCDINFLKEEKHTLEEYFMQFYGGNDNV; encoded by the coding sequence ATGAATACTATCGAAATAAGTCATTTAACCAAAGACTACGGAAATCACAAAGGTGTATTCGATGTTTCTCTGAGTATTAAAAAAGGAGAAGTCTACGGATATCTCGGTCCCAACGGAGCGGGCAAATCCACGACGATGAGACATCTAATGGGCTTTGTAAGACCCGAAGTCGGAAGTGTAAAGATAAATGATATGGAATGTTGGGATGATCAAAAGAAACTTCAGGAAGATATGGGGTACCTTGCGGGAGAAATCGCTCTTCCCGAAGATATGAACGGTCTTAAATATTTAAAGCTGATTGCGAACATGAGACATATGAAGAGTTTTGCTCATGCGGAAGAACTGCTTGATCTATTCAAAATAGACCCAAATTCAAACATCAAGAGCATGTCTAAAGGAATGAAGCAGAAAGTAGCCATAGTCGCGGCTTTTATGCACGACCCGGAAATACTTCTCCTCGATGAACCCACGAGCGGTCTGGATCCTTTGATGCAAAATAACTTTATAGAACTTATACAAAAGGAAAAATCAAAAGGAAAGACCATAATCCTTTCTTCTCATATATTCGAAGAAGTGGAAAAGACATGCGACAGAGTGGGTATGATAAGAAACGGTAAATTAATAAAAGAATTTACCATAGACGAACTTAAACATTCAAAACTCAAGACGTATAAAGTGGAACTTAAAAATGACAATGACGTACAAAATCTGAAACTAAAATTCCCCGACGCAAAATTCAAAGAAGCGGAAAAACAAATGATAATCTCTATAAACGACAAAGATATAAACACTTTGATAGGAGAATTATCAAAATGCGACATAAACTTTCTAAAGGAAGAAAAACATACGCTTGAAGAATACTTCATGCAGTTCTACGGAGGTAATGACAATGTTTAG